A genomic region of Brienomyrus brachyistius isolate T26 chromosome 6, BBRACH_0.4, whole genome shotgun sequence contains the following coding sequences:
- the LOC125745028 gene encoding carbohydrate-responsive element-binding protein-like isoform X3, with translation MFDRSLLQNRTPIHSGKIVSPKWKSFKGLRLLWRDKIRLNNGIWRAWYIQYVEKRRNPVCGFVTPLEGSEADAHRKPEAIILEGSYWKRRIEVVIKEYHKWRIYYKKRLQKHKDGILSILEKDPVGGAARERWSGQLFQESKPTAAEGHMFDLDCFLSDISDTLFTMTQKSCPWAEDGHNTYSSNADMIQPGLTPLQPILDDFMDIPDFFSSCRGQPLDQVGIAECGYFGSLPGSSFPVPPSLVPPVSLLPADTQLLQANLSSESRDRMVPVSSSEPCYHRPVTSEMTFNPSSITPEAKYKGQMGFSSQDEYPGLSLVPGTMSYGQQSFMNAAPVATEENSDLYATACLKYRYSSPAAASVITHTGSSVGVLDPLTHGYPDPEVFTAGPYPTPSFGPLPTTHTAPPPPAVRLGFLETQRVSGRGKYKQKSPGMKSSAPLASPTQSSCLAKLLSGSRPERKLALGFDRSSAEAKGRSSTSPSHPAGVTVTSIQHSPPRAPPGPRPGLLQGSAISALLSQNSLPGCAPLLVPKTEQLSPIQSYGSERASLTAERSSGLQASHSFSRQPKMEATKTESRRITHISAEQKRRFNIKLGFDTLQSLVTTLSAQPGVKISKATTLQKTAEYIGKVQQERTQLHEEAQRLREEIVGLNSAINLCQQQLPATGVPITRQRFDHMRAMFREYVRAQTLQNWKFWIFSVIIEPLFESYNGMVSTASVEDLCRTTLSWLDRHCSLPALRPAVLSSLRLLSTSTSILTDPSLVPEQATIAVTQAHPSSEYS, from the exons ATGTGGAAAAGAGGAGAAACCCCGTGTGTGGCTTCGTCACGCCGCTGGAGGGCTCGGAGGCGGATGCCCACCGCAAGCCTGAG gcaATTATCCTGGAGGGAAGCTACTGGAAGCGGAGGATTGAGGTTGTGATTAAAGAGTATCACAAATGGAGAATATACTACAAGAAGAGG CTCCAAAAGCATAAGGATGGTATCCTGTCTATTTTGGAGAAG GACCCAGTGGGCGGAGCAGCCCGGGAGAGATGGTCAGGTCAGCTGTTCCAGGAGTCCAAGCCCACGGCTGCCGAGGGCCATATGTTTGACCTGGACTGTTTCCTGTCTGACATCTCGGACACCCTGTTCACCATGACGCAGAAATCCTGTCCCTGGGCTGAGGACGGTCACAACA CCTACAGCAGCAACGCTGATATGATCCAGCCTGGCTTGACACCCTTGCAGCCCATCCTGGACGACTTCATGGACATACCAG ACTTCTTCTCCAGCTGCCGTGGTCAGCCTCTGGATCAGGTCGGCATTGCGGAGTGTGGCTATTTTGGAAGTCTGCCTGGGAGCTCCTTCCCGGTGCCGCCCAGCCTGGTGCCGCCCGTCTCGCTCCTGCCAGCGGACACTCAGCTGCTGCag GCTAACCTTTCCTCGGAGAGCAGAGACAGAATGGTGCCGGTCTCCTCCTCTGAACCCTGCTACCACAGACCTGTGACCTCAGAAATGACCTTTAATCCCAGCAGCATTACCCCAGAAGCCAAGTACAAAGGACAGATGGGCTTCAGCTCGCAGGATGAGTATCCTGGTTTGAGCCTGGTGCCTGGGACAATGTCCTACGGACAGCAGTCTTTCATGAACGCCGCCCCTGTGGCCACTGAGGAAAACTCAGATTTATATGCCACAGCCTGCCTGAAGTACAGGTACAGCTCACCAGCTGCGGCCTCAGTCATCACCCACACAGGCTCCTCAGTTGGAGTCTTGGACCCGCTGACGCATGGCTACCCCGACCCGGAGGTGTTCACCGCTGGTCCATACCCGACGCCAAGCTTTGGCCCGCTGCCCACAACCCACACGGCTCCGCCCCCTCCGGCTGTGCGGCTCGGCTTCCTGGAGACTCAGCGGGTCAGCGGCAGAGGCAAGTACAAGCAGAAGAGCCCTGGGATGAAGAGCTCTGCCCCCCTGGCATCCCCGACGCAGAGCAGCTGCCTGGCGAAGCTGCTGTCCGGGAGCAGGCCAGAGC GTAAGCTGGCGTTAGGCTTTGATCGTTCATCAGCGGAAGCCAAAGGTCGCAGTTCGACATCCCCCAGCCACCCT GCTGGTGTCACCGTCACCTCAATACAGCACAGTCCCCCTCGGGCCCCTCCGGGGCCACGGCCTGGTCTGTTACAGGGCTCCGCCATATCTGCCCTGCTCTCCCAGAATTCTCTGCCTGGCTGCGCGCCTCTGCTCGTCCCCAAAACGGAGCAGCTGTCCCCAATACAGAGTTATGGCAGCGAGAGGGCCAGCTTGACAG CAGAAAGAAGTTCAGGCTTGCAGGCATCACACTCCTTCTCCAGGCAGCCCAAGATGGAAGCAACCAAG ACGGAGAGCCGGAGGATAACGCACATCTCAGCGGAGCAGAAACGGCGTTTCAACATAAAGCTGGGCTTCGACACGCTCCAGAGCCTGGTGACCACACTGAGCGCACAGCCGGGAGTGAAG ATCAGCAAAGCAACAACGCTGCAGAAGACAGCGGAGTACATCGGGAAGGTGCAGCAGGAGCGAACCCAGCTCCACGAGGAGGCACAGAGGCTACGCGAGGAGATTGTGGGCCTCAACTCAGCCATCAA CCTGTGCCAGCAGCAGCTGCCCGCCACAGGCGTGCCCATCACGCGACAGCGTTTCGACCACATGAGGGCGATGTTCCGGGAATACGTCCGGGCACAGACGCTGCAGAACTGGAAGTTCTGGATC TTCAGCGTCATCATTGAGCCACTCTTCGAGTCCTACAACGGGATGGTGTCCACAGCCAGCGTGGAGGACCTGTGCCGTACCACGCTGTCCTGGCTGGACCGGCACTGCTCCCTGCCGGCGCTGCGACCCG CTGTCCTGAGTTCACTCCGCCTCCTGAGCACCTCCACCTCGATTCTGACAGACCCCAGCCTGGTCCCAGAGCAGGCCACCATCGCTGTCACCCAAGCCCACCCATCCAGCGAGTACTCCTAA